Proteins found in one Geothermobacter hydrogeniphilus genomic segment:
- the moaA gene encoding GTP 3',8-cyclase MoaA, whose protein sequence is MKSGLSDRFGRQLNYLRLSITDRCNLRCRYCMPEEGVASLGHGAVLRYEELLRIAKVACDLGVRKIRVTGGEPLVRRGVVDFIGTLASLPQRPEVVVTTNGLQLAEMASDLRDAGLSRVNVSLDTLDAGRFLQITRREGLERVLAGIEAADKVGLGPVKINMVPIGGVNADEIEAFARLTLEHPWFVRFIEFMPVSDDLDYTPEQRIPVEGIMAALRRVAPLVEEPRRGPSGPARLYRYEGAPGGLGVIPAVSSHFCDQCNRLRVTADGKIRPCLFSDQEIDLRAAMRDGAGDEELAAIFRKAANVKPDRHHLEDPHDGTGTRRMGQIGG, encoded by the coding sequence ATGAAGTCCGGTCTCTCCGACCGTTTCGGTCGCCAGCTGAATTACCTGAGGTTGTCCATTACGGATCGCTGCAATCTGCGTTGTCGCTATTGCATGCCGGAAGAGGGGGTCGCGTCCCTCGGTCACGGTGCGGTGCTGCGTTATGAGGAACTGCTGCGTATCGCCAAAGTGGCCTGTGACCTGGGGGTGCGCAAGATCCGGGTAACGGGCGGCGAGCCGCTGGTGCGCAGGGGAGTGGTTGATTTTATCGGCACGCTGGCGTCCCTGCCGCAGCGGCCGGAGGTGGTCGTGACCACCAACGGTCTGCAACTGGCGGAGATGGCGTCTGACCTCAGGGACGCCGGTCTCAGCCGGGTCAATGTCAGCCTCGACACTCTGGACGCCGGCCGGTTCCTTCAGATCACCCGTCGCGAAGGGCTGGAGCGGGTGCTGGCCGGTATCGAGGCCGCGGACAAGGTGGGCCTGGGCCCGGTGAAGATCAACATGGTGCCGATCGGCGGGGTCAATGCCGATGAGATCGAGGCCTTTGCCCGGCTGACCCTGGAACATCCCTGGTTTGTCCGCTTCATTGAATTCATGCCGGTCAGCGATGATCTCGACTATACGCCGGAACAGCGGATTCCGGTGGAGGGCATCATGGCCGCCCTGCGGCGGGTTGCGCCGCTGGTGGAGGAACCCCGTCGGGGACCGTCCGGACCGGCGCGGCTCTATCGTTATGAAGGCGCGCCCGGTGGCCTGGGCGTGATTCCGGCGGTCTCCAGCCACTTCTGCGACCAGTGCAACCGTCTGCGGGTGACCGCCGACGGCAAGATCCGTCCCTGTCTCTTTTCCGACCAGGAGATCGACCTGCGTGCCGCCATGCGTGACGGTGCCGGCGATGAGGAACTGGCCGCCATCTTCCGGAAAGCGGCCAATGTCAAACCGGACCGCCACCACCTTGAAGATCCCCATGACGGCACCGGGACACGGCGCATGGGGCAGATCGGCGGTTAG